From one Mycolicibacterium sp. HK-90 genomic stretch:
- a CDS encoding MFS transporter, with the protein MSRSLRKKSLDSYEHDLELELDGAVEIRPATMAAGGALLVVAVILTALNLRPAITSIGPVLGEMRESLGASAVWAGVLTTLPGLCFAAAGLAAPWLARRIGLGRAISIALVILSIGLVTRVLDGPLVVIGGTLVATGGIALVNVLIPVVIKGSFPAQIGLMTGIYTAALQGGGALGSAVTPPLEPLLGGWRGALGSWALVAVVALLFWLVGARGISQARTEQAASGGSARSLLRSPLAWTITLFFGCQSFLAYVVMGWLPEVFIDNGVSKTDAGLLLGLVSILAVPISLIVPPLAAKQKNQSGWIVGLGVIGMVGMIGLLVDPGAAPLLWSFFVGIGMSVFSLALTVIALRARNAEDTARLSGMAQGFGYLLAGVGPFTFGLLHDLTAGWTAPFVMVLVVYLVQMVAGAFAGRNRYV; encoded by the coding sequence GTGAGTAGGTCTCTGCGCAAGAAATCCCTGGACAGTTACGAGCACGATCTGGAGCTCGAGCTGGACGGTGCCGTAGAGATCCGCCCCGCGACGATGGCGGCGGGTGGCGCCCTGCTGGTGGTCGCGGTGATCCTGACGGCGCTGAACCTGCGCCCGGCGATCACAAGTATCGGTCCGGTCCTCGGCGAGATGCGCGAATCGCTCGGCGCGTCGGCGGTCTGGGCCGGGGTGCTGACCACCCTGCCCGGGCTGTGCTTCGCCGCGGCGGGGCTGGCCGCACCGTGGCTGGCTCGCCGGATCGGGCTGGGGCGGGCGATCTCGATCGCCCTGGTGATCCTCAGCATCGGTCTGGTCACCCGTGTGCTGGACGGCCCCCTGGTGGTGATCGGCGGCACGCTGGTGGCCACGGGCGGCATCGCTCTGGTCAACGTGCTCATCCCCGTGGTGATCAAGGGTTCGTTCCCGGCCCAGATCGGTCTGATGACCGGCATCTACACCGCCGCCCTGCAGGGTGGCGGGGCGCTGGGCTCTGCGGTCACCCCGCCGCTGGAGCCTCTGCTCGGTGGCTGGCGCGGGGCGCTGGGATCCTGGGCATTGGTGGCCGTCGTCGCGCTGCTGTTCTGGCTGGTGGGCGCTCGGGGCATCAGTCAGGCCCGCACCGAGCAAGCCGCCTCGGGTGGTTCCGCGCGGTCGCTGTTGCGCAGCCCGCTGGCCTGGACCATCACGTTGTTCTTCGGCTGCCAGTCGTTCCTGGCCTATGTGGTGATGGGCTGGCTCCCCGAGGTGTTCATCGACAACGGGGTCAGCAAGACCGACGCCGGGCTGTTGCTCGGGTTGGTGTCGATTCTCGCGGTGCCGATCAGCCTGATCGTGCCGCCGCTGGCGGCCAAGCAGAAGAACCAGAGCGGGTGGATCGTCGGCCTCGGTGTGATCGGGATGGTCGGCATGATCGGTCTGCTCGTCGATCCTGGTGCGGCGCCGCTGCTGTGGAGCTTCTTCGTCGGCATCGGGATGAGCGTGTTCTCGTTGGCGCTCACGGTGATCGCGCTGCGAGCACGTAATGCCGAGGACACCGCGAGGCTGTCCGGCATGGCGCAGGGCTTCGGCTACCTGCTGGCCGGCGTGGGACCGTTCACCTTCGGGTTGCTCCACGACTTGACCGCGGGCTGGACGGCACCGTTCGTCATGGTGCTGGTGGTCTACCTGGTCCAGATGGTGGCCGGTGCGTTCGCCGGCCGTAACCGCTACGTGTGA